In the genome of Abyssalbus ytuae, the window TTCAGCTAACTAACGTCTTTAACCGTGCTTCGAGTGAAAACATACACCAACAACATTATACGCAATTTGGTCAGGTTTAACCTGTATTTTTAAAACTTGTGAATAAATTCACTATTTTTAAAAACCCAAAACCTTACTGCTCAAAACACAGCCGTTGTACATAATTTAAAATCAAGAAAAATATGAAATATAAATTGGGTTTTATCACGCTTATGATTCTCTCATGTTTAGCCACTAAAGCCCAGGAGAAGACAGATTTTGAAAAGCTATACAATGTTATTGAAGTTTTCAAGACTGCTTTTGTCGATTCAACAAAAGAGCAACAGTTTTATGATTTATTCTTGCACGATTCTATTACTTGGGCATCTGTTTACGAAGGAAAAACAAAGGAGCATCTAAAAAACAAAGACAATTATCAGTCAAGTTTTTCAAGCACTTTTAAAAATTTCTATACGTGGATAAAAAAAGATGGTAATTACAAAGAAAGCTTCTACAATATAATAATAAATAAAGAAAATAACCATGCAACGATTAGTTTTGATTACACCTTTGAGAAAAAGGGTGACATCCAAAATTGGGGAAAAGAATATTGGACCTTGCTAAAGGTAGAAGAAGATTGGAAAATTGCCAGCGTTCTGTGGACTATGAATTATCAGAACATAGAACAATGTCCATTTACAAACAATTCATATTACAGAGAATAAACTATCACCCATGAAAAAACTGTCTTATATATTTATGCTCATAATCTTTATAGCATGTAAAAACCAAACTGAGAACAATCTCGAAGTACAAAACCCAAAGTCGGTTTATGACCAAACAGATGCCTATGTGACCCAAATGATGGATAGCCTTGGTATTATAGGGCTTAATTACACCATTTTATTGAACAATAAAGTGGTTCATCAAAATACATTTGGATATGCCAATTTAGATTTACAAGTTCCAATGAAACCTGACAATCTTTTTCCAGTAGCATCAATTTCAAAACTGTTTAGTTCGACTGCTTTAAATAAACTTTTGAAAATAAAAAACAGAAGCGTTGATGAAACCGTAGGGGAGATTCTTCCAGAAAGAACTGATTTACCATCAACATGGAGAAAGTTAACAATAAAACAATTGTTATCTCATACTTCGGGTATGCCAGATCAAATTGATTATCAAATTTTTCTGAATCCTGAAAATGATGAAGCTGTTATTGAAGCACTAAAAAATAAACTTTTTGTGTTTGAACCAAACGATTCTACCAGATATTGTGCAACTGGCTTTTTACTTGTTCGTCTGATTTTTGAAAAGCTTTCAGGACAACCTTTTGACACCTATATGCAAGAGAATTATTTTGACAAGTTTAATCTTAAAAGTGCTGAATATGGCGGATTCAAAAAAACCATTCCCAACAGAGTTACAAGCTACAGAAATGTAGATGGACAATTAGAGTTATTTCCATTGGGTTATTCTCCAAGTATGTATGCAGCCGCAGGACTTAATATCAATATGGCAGATTTAACAAAATGGATTCAAGCTGTTTTAAACGAACAAATAATGAATAAAAAAGAATTATCTGTTATCTGGGATCCTGTGATTTTAAACAATGGTGAACCTGGCTTTTTTGGGTTGGGATGGGAAACTTATGAATTGAAAAATAATATTTGGATGACAGGGCATGGTGGTGCAGGAATATCTTCAATAAGACATTACTGGAAAGTTGATTCTGACAATACCGTAACAGTCATTTTATTAACAAATGGCGCTAGAAACTGGTCGAAGACACCAGATGATATCAATATGACCATTGCCAATTACTTTATGCAAGGAATTACAGATTGAAAAAATGAAAACTATGCACAACACCTATAACCGTTGCACAACTCCTTAATGATAAGAATAAACTAGATTATAAGTCGCTTTAGAGCGGCTTTGTTGTTTTATCGGTAGTTGATCATGTGATTTTATAGAGGGCTTACAAGCAATTTATATACTGTTGAGAAGGCTTTTATGGTGTTTAAAAACAGGCTCTACCGTACTAGAACGTTTAGCTTTTATATAACGTCCCTGATTGCTGTGTATCCGTTTGTTTATGTATGTGCAATGCAAATCATAATGAACCTTCAACAAATACACATACCCCCGATTTAGCAATCCCGGGAAAATTTAATATTCCCTTATATTATTTTTTTGCTAACTTATGCAACAGCACACACCAACAAAATGCAGGAAACAAAAGGATTACTTAACGATATAAAACAGCACCATAAACTAACAATAAAAGTCAGTTCAAATGCAAATAATGTTTTACCTGCCTCCGTTTTAAGAAAATTATTGAAACCACACCGGACAGCGTATTATTTTTTCATATTTGTGAACAGCGGGACATCCACCCACAAAATTGACTTGCAAAATACTACCGTTTCGGACGGACAATTGCTTTTTGTGTTACCCAACCAAATTCATACACCACCCCCAAAAAAGGACGATCTTGAATATTTTAAATTAAGCTTTGACCAAAATTGCCTGGCATTGCTTCCGCAGCAGTTTCCTTTTTTAATCAACCCCTTTAACCGGCAAACCATAACGTTCAGCAACACTGCAAAACAAAGAGTAAAAGCAGTTTTTGAAATCCTGGATCAACTTTTACATTCCAACAAAAAACAAAAAGACACGGCAATTATTTTGGCACATCTAAATACCCTTTTAACGGAGTTCAACAATGCGTATTTTAAACACATAGGCCAAAGCAGTAAGTCAAATCCAAAACTCTCAAAATACATTGAGTTCAAACTCATGGTTGAAACACACTTGACCCGGCAACCTTCTATCAACACCATTGCCGGCAAATTAGCCCTAACCACAAGTAATTTATACGGTATTGTAAAAGAGTTTTCAGGGGTTTCTCCAAAAGAATTTATTACCACTCGCTTAATGCTTGAAGCACAACGCAAATTACATTATTCCAACCTTTCCGTAAAAGAATTGGCCTACGAATTAGGCTTTAACGACCCTGATTATTTTTCACGGCTCTTCAAAAAAAGTACGGGAAAAAGTGTGAGCAAGTATTTATCCGACTTACAAGATTTGTCGGGTAATTAAAATGATTTGTCCATGACGGTGGTTTTTACGCTGACTAAGTTTGTCTTGTAAATTTTAAAGCCGGAAAAATGAATTCGAAAAATCACGAACACCCAAAAGTCAATATTAAAAACGTGAGTAAATCAGTATTTATAACAGGAGCCAACAAGGGAATTGGTTTTGAAACCGCCAAACAATTAGCCCGGCTCGGGTATTTTGTTTATATAGGCAGCCGGGACAAAAACAAAGGAACGGAAGCAGTTAAAAAATTAAAAGCATTGGGGTTACTAAATGTAGCTTGCATTCAAATTGATGTTACAGACCTCAATTCAATAAAATCGGCAAGACAGGAATTAGAAACCAAAACGCAACACTTAGACATTTTAATAAACAACGCAGGTATACGGGGCAATATTCCGCAACCTGCATCACAAGTGCCTGTTGAAACCATACGAAACACTTTTGAAACCAACTTCTTTGGTGTGGTTCAAACCACACAACAGTTTATAGATTTACTTAAAAAAGCAAAAAAACCAATAATTGTTAACGTAACAAGCGACCTGGCTTCACTGACAAACCATAGTGACCCGGCCTGGAAATTTTATCCGTTCAAATCTTCGGCTTACAGTCCGTCAAAAACTGCATTAAATGCTTATACGGTTATGCTGGCTCACGAGTTAAAAGATTCTAACTTCAAAGTAAATTGTGTAAACCCCGGACATACGGCAACCGACTTCAACAATTATCGTGGTGAAAAAACCGTTGAACAAGGTGCAGGCGTAATTGTAAAATATACAACACTTGACAATACAGAAACAGGAAAATTTTATAGCGAAGAAGGCGAAACCCCCTGGTAATAAAGAACAAACAATAAACCTGTAAAAATCATTGCCGGTAATAGCCATACCTGTGGATCCCTTTCTTGTACTCGTAATAAATCTGTGCCTGGTTATTATTTCAAGTCGAAACATCACAAACCTTAAGAACCGGAAATAAATGCCCGGAAGCAGGCAAAAATTTGCTACCTTGGCTGTTCCGGCGGTTAGTTGGTACTTATATTCAAGGTACACCCCGGCCGGAAGCACAAAACTTATTTCTGATAGCACATACCATGGCCGAATTTTGGGAATCCAACTTTAAAGACAAACAGGCAATGTGGGGTTTTGAACCAGCCGGTGCTGCGGTTAATACCCTGCAATTATTTCAAAAGAAAGGACTGAACAAAATTCTTATTCCCGGCTTTGGCTATGGCAGGAATGCCCGGATTTTTACTGATAACGGTTTTGAAGTGACCGGAATAGAAATTTCAGAAACAGCCATTGACATAGCCAAAAAACATTATGGAAGCAATATAAAAGTATTTCACGGGCCGGTAGGCAACATGCCGTATAACAACGAAAGCTATGAT includes:
- a CDS encoding class I SAM-dependent methyltransferase, producing the protein MLPWLFRRLVGTYIQGTPRPEAQNLFLIAHTMAEFWESNFKDKQAMWGFEPAGAAVNTLQLFQKKGLNKILIPGFGYGRNARIFTDNGFEVTGIEISETAIDIAKKHYGSNIKVFHGPVGNMPYNNESYDGIFCYALIHLLSEKDRAKLINDCYNQLTTGGYMVFVAISVNDVSYGKGELLSKDTFLSPHGVTLFFYNHDSITHEFGKYGLVEAIEIKEPVNKPSQTFWQIVCKRK
- a CDS encoding SDR family oxidoreductase translates to MNSKNHEHPKVNIKNVSKSVFITGANKGIGFETAKQLARLGYFVYIGSRDKNKGTEAVKKLKALGLLNVACIQIDVTDLNSIKSARQELETKTQHLDILINNAGIRGNIPQPASQVPVETIRNTFETNFFGVVQTTQQFIDLLKKAKKPIIVNVTSDLASLTNHSDPAWKFYPFKSSAYSPSKTALNAYTVMLAHELKDSNFKVNCVNPGHTATDFNNYRGEKTVEQGAGVIVKYTTLDNTETGKFYSEEGETPW
- a CDS encoding AraC family transcriptional regulator, producing MQETKGLLNDIKQHHKLTIKVSSNANNVLPASVLRKLLKPHRTAYYFFIFVNSGTSTHKIDLQNTTVSDGQLLFVLPNQIHTPPPKKDDLEYFKLSFDQNCLALLPQQFPFLINPFNRQTITFSNTAKQRVKAVFEILDQLLHSNKKQKDTAIILAHLNTLLTEFNNAYFKHIGQSSKSNPKLSKYIEFKLMVETHLTRQPSINTIAGKLALTTSNLYGIVKEFSGVSPKEFITTRLMLEAQRKLHYSNLSVKELAYELGFNDPDYFSRLFKKSTGKSVSKYLSDLQDLSGN
- a CDS encoding serine hydrolase domain-containing protein; the encoded protein is MKKLSYIFMLIIFIACKNQTENNLEVQNPKSVYDQTDAYVTQMMDSLGIIGLNYTILLNNKVVHQNTFGYANLDLQVPMKPDNLFPVASISKLFSSTALNKLLKIKNRSVDETVGEILPERTDLPSTWRKLTIKQLLSHTSGMPDQIDYQIFLNPENDEAVIEALKNKLFVFEPNDSTRYCATGFLLVRLIFEKLSGQPFDTYMQENYFDKFNLKSAEYGGFKKTIPNRVTSYRNVDGQLELFPLGYSPSMYAAAGLNINMADLTKWIQAVLNEQIMNKKELSVIWDPVILNNGEPGFFGLGWETYELKNNIWMTGHGGAGISSIRHYWKVDSDNTVTVILLTNGARNWSKTPDDINMTIANYFMQGITD